In Strix uralensis isolate ZFMK-TIS-50842 chromosome 7, bStrUra1, whole genome shotgun sequence, the following proteins share a genomic window:
- the TRUB1 gene encoding LOW QUALITY PROTEIN: pseudouridylate synthase TRUB1 (The sequence of the model RefSeq protein was modified relative to this genomic sequence to represent the inferred CDS: deleted 1 base in 1 codon): MAAREAGGVVLGKSADKLFSLSGLFAVYKPKGPTSAGVLNLLKERLLAEAGVQTNGNKRNQVLKIGHGGTLDSAAAGVLVVGIGKGTKMLRTMLAGSKKYTAIGVLGKATDTLDATGRVTEEKPYDQVTKGDLENVLQKFTGDIMQVPPLYSALKKDGERLSTLMKRGEAVEAKPARPVRVYSLSLQHFQPPLFTLDVECGGGFYVRSLVSDIGKELSTCATMQELTRTKQGPFTLEEHALYEDKWTIDEIARSLEHCTSLLPAEPPHKKLKTEHPGETAVSCKISDKLGQGRRLND; the protein is encoded by the exons ATGGCTGCCAGGGAGGCGGGCGGCGTCGTGCTGGGCAAGTCGGCCGACAAGCTCTTTTCTCTGAGCGGGCTGTTCGCCGTCTACAAGCCCAAGGGGCCCACCTCGGCCGGCGTGCTCAACCTCCTGAAGGAGAGGCTGCTGGCAG aagcTGGTGTGCAAACAAATGGGAACAAAAGAAATCAGGTTTTGAAAATTGGACATGGTGGAACTTTGGACAGTGCAGCGGCAGGAGTTCTGG TGGTTGGCAttggaaaaggaacaaaaatgctGAGAACTATGTTGGCAGGTTCTAAG aaataCACTGCCATTGGAGTACTGGGCAAAGCTACTGATACATTAGATGCTACAGGAAGAGTAACTGAAGAAAAACCTTATG ACCAGGTAACAAAAGGAGATCTTGAAAACGTGCTGCAGAAGTTCACAGGGGACATAATGCAGGTTCCTCCACT CTATTCTGCTttgaagaaagatggagaaaggctATCAACTCTGATGAAGAGAGGAGAGGCAGTTGAAGCAAAGCCTGCTCGGCCAGTGAGAGTGTACAGCCTCTCTCTCCAACACTTCCAGCCACCGCTGTTCACACTGG ATGTCGAATGTGGTGGTGGCTTTTATGTCAGGAGCCTGGTCAGTGACATTGGCAAAG AACTCTCTACCTGTGCCACTATGCAAGAGCTGACCCGAACCAAACAAGGGCCGTTTACGCTAGAGGAGCATGCCCTTTATGAAGACAAATGGACAATTGATGAAATTGCACGATCCTTAGAGCATTGCACATCTCTTCTCCCGGCAGAGCCACCTCATAAAAAACTGAAGACAGAGCATCCTGGTGAAACTGCTGTGAGCTGT AAGATAAGTGATAAGTTGGGTCAAGGAAGAAGACTGAATGATTGA